In Gopherus evgoodei ecotype Sinaloan lineage chromosome 21, rGopEvg1_v1.p, whole genome shotgun sequence, a single window of DNA contains:
- the LOC115638305 gene encoding ribonuclease-like, which yields MALRGPCPLLFLTLILLVAGLAQIITPPDSYQKFVSEHVDFPKTRPPKGQTYCNYMMWRLSQKINMCKLTHTFIHAPTSRLQAICTTGGRCNQNNECDSNAAYPLTTCRVRSPPRPPRCIYRGIPQTRRIRVACVGGLPMRFIRVL from the coding sequence ATGGCCCTGAGGGGACCCTGCCCCTTGCTCTTCCTGACCCTCATCCTGCTGGTCGCCGGCCTGGCCCAGATCATCACACCACCTGACAGTTACCAAAAGTTTGTGAGCGAACACGTTGATTTCCCCAAGACCAGACCCCCCAAGGGCCAGACCTACTGCAACTACATGATGTGGCGCCTGAGCCAGAAGATCAATATGTGCAAACTCACCCACACCTTCATCCACGCCCCCACCAGCCGGCTCCAGGCCATCTGCACCACGGGAGGGAGATGCAACCAAAACAACGAATGCGACAGCAATGCAGCCTACCCCCTCACCACCTGCCGCGTGCGCAGCCCGCCCCGCCCACCACGCTGTATCTACAGGGGAATACCCCAGACCCGCAGGATCCGCGTGGCCTGTGTTGGGGGGCTGCCCATGCGCTTCATCAGAGTCCTGTAG